In Actinoplanes derwentensis, the following proteins share a genomic window:
- a CDS encoding ABC transporter ATP-binding protein yields MSTVALKDVTKIWPDGTYAVDNVSLEVKDGEFMVLLGPSGCGKSTVLRMIAGLEDPTRGDILLNGEPVLELPPRDRSIAMVFQDFALYPHMTVAENIGFPLKLSGVEPAPRQDRVGAIAGALGIGEVLARRPGQLSGGQRQRVAMGRAMVRRPGIFLMDEPLSNLDSGLRAELRAEITGMTRELGVTTMYVTHDQSEALTMADRVAIMRRGVLQDLGTPTEVYRRPATLYVAAFLGSPKMNLLEAAVYVHLDQYIALKFGEQALYMPWNDPRARAVARYHGERIVVGIRAEALTPVTPDTQGPVFQGRIRYLEHHGHESLAYLDIGATAIVVDEAGSPAVSPEAGSGAFKRALQRLSRANATADSAPEGQDDLRNGPARHHRKPAELSVRLAPYPQVSPGHSLAVAVRLDALHFFDERGDRIDVGWR; encoded by the coding sequence GTGTCCACCGTCGCACTCAAGGACGTCACCAAGATCTGGCCGGATGGCACGTATGCCGTCGACAACGTCAGCCTGGAGGTGAAGGACGGCGAGTTCATGGTCCTGCTCGGACCTTCGGGGTGCGGGAAGTCGACCGTGCTGCGGATGATCGCCGGGCTGGAGGATCCCACGCGGGGGGACATCCTCCTCAATGGTGAGCCGGTGCTGGAACTGCCGCCGCGGGACCGCAGCATCGCCATGGTGTTTCAGGACTTCGCGCTCTATCCGCACATGACGGTCGCGGAGAACATCGGGTTCCCGCTGAAGCTGTCCGGTGTCGAGCCGGCGCCGCGGCAGGATCGAGTGGGTGCGATCGCGGGGGCGCTCGGCATCGGTGAGGTGCTGGCGCGCCGTCCGGGGCAGCTCTCCGGCGGCCAGCGGCAGCGGGTGGCGATGGGGCGGGCGATGGTGCGCCGGCCGGGTATCTTCCTGATGGACGAGCCGTTGTCCAATCTCGACAGCGGGCTGCGTGCCGAGCTGCGTGCGGAGATCACCGGGATGACCCGTGAGCTGGGTGTGACGACGATGTATGTGACCCACGACCAGTCCGAGGCGCTGACCATGGCGGACCGGGTGGCGATCATGCGCCGTGGCGTGCTGCAGGATCTCGGCACGCCGACCGAGGTCTACCGGCGCCCGGCCACGCTCTACGTCGCGGCCTTCCTCGGCTCGCCGAAGATGAACCTGCTGGAAGCCGCGGTCTATGTGCACCTGGATCAGTACATCGCGCTGAAGTTCGGCGAGCAGGCGCTGTACATGCCGTGGAACGACCCGCGGGCCCGGGCGGTGGCCCGCTATCACGGCGAGCGGATCGTGGTCGGGATCCGGGCCGAGGCGCTCACCCCGGTCACCCCGGACACGCAGGGGCCGGTCTTCCAGGGCCGGATCCGGTATCTGGAGCACCACGGGCACGAGTCGCTGGCTTACCTCGACATCGGCGCCACCGCGATCGTGGTGGACGAGGCAGGCTCCCCGGCGGTCTCGCCGGAGGCGGGCAGTGGCGCTTTCAAGCGTGCGCTGCAGCGACTTTCTCGGGCGAACGCCACGGCCGATTCGGCCCCGGAGGGCCAGGATGACCTGCGGAACGGCCCGGCTCGGCACCATCGCAAACCGGCCGAACTCTCCGTCCGGCTAGCCCCTTATCCGCAAGTATCTCCTGGTCACTCGCTTGCGGTGGCGGTCCGGCTGGACGCTCTGCACTTTTTCGACGAACGCGGTGACCGGATCGACGTGGGGTGGCGCTGA
- a CDS encoding ISAs1 family transposase, with translation MPQSVIPTTDPASSATVGEASFTPSCHGLLELFLAVSDGRSDQGRDHPVAVVLALVAAATVAGLKGYSAMSGWVADVPCHILDGLYTRAEARPAGRPSRSTLWRVCTDTDTDVLDAVIAEWTTTQQTATSTDTPIQVRLDGKTVRGAVDIDGEQLHLLSALAGPPHQGSAAVVIAQAPTDGAKTREPATARALLESLDLRDVTVTADALHTVKATAELIHQQGGHFVLPVKENRHALFDALDALPWTDTPIGHESTDTGHGRTTRRTIRVLPTPPGLPFPHVKQVWLIERYVTHSNGKQSAAAQLGVTSHPADQAGPAELAAFNRGHWAIETLHFIRDTCYREDHSHVRTRSGPRVLASLRNLAINALRLAGRTDITEATRWANRDMTRPFTILGLTR, from the coding sequence GTGCCGCAGTCTGTCATCCCCACCACCGATCCAGCATCGTCGGCGACCGTCGGCGAGGCCTCGTTCACGCCTTCGTGTCACGGTCTGCTGGAGTTGTTCCTCGCCGTTTCTGACGGCCGTTCGGACCAGGGCCGTGATCATCCGGTCGCGGTCGTGCTCGCGCTGGTCGCGGCGGCCACGGTAGCCGGTTTGAAGGGCTACAGCGCGATGAGCGGCTGGGTCGCCGACGTGCCCTGCCACATCCTCGACGGCCTGTACACGCGGGCCGAAGCCCGCCCGGCAGGGCGGCCATCACGCTCGACACTCTGGCGGGTCTGCACCGACACCGACACCGATGTCCTGGACGCGGTGATCGCCGAGTGGACCACCACCCAGCAGACCGCCACCAGCACCGACACCCCGATCCAGGTGCGCCTGGACGGCAAGACCGTCCGCGGCGCCGTCGACATCGACGGTGAACAACTGCACCTGCTGTCCGCTCTGGCCGGCCCACCGCACCAGGGATCAGCGGCCGTCGTCATCGCCCAAGCGCCGACCGACGGCGCCAAGACCCGCGAACCGGCCACCGCCCGTGCCCTGCTCGAGTCTCTCGACCTACGCGACGTCACGGTCACCGCCGACGCCCTGCACACCGTCAAAGCCACCGCCGAACTCATCCACCAGCAGGGTGGCCACTTCGTCCTACCGGTCAAAGAGAACCGGCACGCCCTGTTCGACGCCCTCGACGCCCTGCCCTGGACCGACACTCCGATCGGCCACGAGAGCACTGACACCGGGCACGGCCGCACCACCCGCCGCACCATCCGGGTCCTACCCACTCCACCCGGCCTGCCGTTCCCGCACGTCAAACAGGTCTGGCTGATCGAACGCTACGTCACCCACAGCAACGGCAAACAGTCCGCAGCCGCACAACTCGGCGTCACCAGCCACCCCGCCGACCAAGCCGGACCCGCCGAACTGGCCGCGTTCAACCGCGGCCACTGGGCCATCGAAACCCTGCACTTCATCAGGGACACCTGCTACCGCGAGGACCACTCCCACGTCCGCACCCGCTCCGGACCCCGCGTCCTCGCATCGCTACGCAACCTCGCCATCAACGCCCTACGCCTGGCAGGCCGCACCGACATCACCGAAGCCACCCGCTGGGCCAACCGCGACATGACCAGGCCATTCACCATCCTCGGTCTCACCAGATGA
- a CDS encoding ATP-binding protein, which translates to MRSTLDGEPRVDAAPPREWPVLLDRAFGPDDITILRHESTRVMVAAGLGGDRLDGFVLAVNEVITNVVLHAGGEGRIVLKIEDGSVWCVVTDSGPGIPGAYLDGPHTPEAFEVGGRGLWLAHQLCDEVTTATGPIGTSIGLRISLDAVRRSAR; encoded by the coding sequence GTGCGCTCGACTCTCGACGGGGAGCCGAGGGTCGATGCCGCCCCGCCACGGGAGTGGCCGGTGCTGCTGGACCGCGCGTTCGGCCCGGACGACATCACCATCCTGCGGCACGAGTCGACCCGGGTGATGGTGGCCGCGGGTCTCGGCGGAGATCGTCTGGACGGGTTCGTGCTCGCCGTCAACGAGGTGATCACCAACGTCGTGCTGCACGCCGGTGGTGAGGGCCGGATCGTTCTCAAGATCGAGGACGGTTCGGTGTGGTGCGTGGTGACCGACTCCGGCCCCGGCATCCCGGGTGCCTATCTGGACGGCCCGCACACCCCGGAGGCGTTCGAGGTCGGCGGCCGCGGCCTGTGGCTGGCGCACCAGCTGTGTGACGAGGTCACGACGGCCACCGGCCCGATCGGTACCTCGATCGGATTGCGGATCAGCTTGGACGCCGTCCGGCGCTCCGCTCGCTGA
- a CDS encoding beta-phosphoglucomutase family hydrolase, translating to MLGLPSHVTACLFDLDGVLTDTALVHGAAWKQTFDSFLESRAERDGQPFVPFDSGADYHRYVDGRQRADGVRTFLASRGVTLPEGDPDDGPDQETVNGVGNRKNILVLQKIKEGAVQVYPGSVEYLKAVKAAGLRRAVVSASANCKDVLEAAGIADLLEARVDGVVARERGLPGKPAPDTFLLGAKLLGIDPANCAVFEDAQAGVAAGRAGGFGIVIGVDRVGQADELRAHGADVVVTDLSELLPG from the coding sequence GTGCTCGGACTTCCTTCACATGTGACCGCTTGCCTCTTCGATCTCGACGGTGTGCTGACGGACACCGCGCTGGTGCACGGAGCCGCATGGAAACAGACGTTCGATTCGTTCCTGGAATCGCGAGCTGAACGTGACGGCCAGCCTTTCGTGCCGTTCGATTCCGGCGCCGACTATCACCGATATGTCGACGGCCGGCAGCGTGCCGACGGAGTGCGGACCTTCCTCGCCTCCCGGGGCGTCACCCTGCCCGAGGGCGATCCCGACGACGGCCCCGATCAGGAGACCGTCAACGGCGTCGGCAACCGCAAGAACATCCTCGTGCTACAGAAGATCAAGGAAGGCGCCGTCCAGGTCTACCCCGGATCGGTGGAGTACCTGAAGGCCGTCAAGGCCGCCGGTCTACGCCGCGCGGTGGTGTCGGCGAGTGCCAACTGCAAGGACGTCCTGGAGGCGGCGGGGATCGCCGACCTACTGGAGGCCCGGGTGGACGGGGTCGTCGCGCGTGAGCGCGGTCTGCCCGGTAAGCCGGCGCCGGACACGTTCCTGCTCGGTGCGAAACTGCTCGGCATCGATCCGGCGAACTGTGCCGTGTTCGAGGACGCTCAGGCCGGAGTGGCCGCGGGGCGGGCCGGTGGGTTCGGCATCGTGATCGGCGTGGATCGTGTCGGCCAGGCTGACGAGCTGCGCGCGCACGGTGCCGACGTGGTGGTCACCGACCTGTCCGAACTGTTGCCCGGCTAG
- a CDS encoding nitroreductase family protein, which translates to MEFDEVIRRRRMVRGYDPDRPIPPELVDKIVRHGLRAPSAGFSQGWSFLVLTEPADRARYWESTALSSSSSSSDGWLTRMRTAPLIIVALSNKSAYLDRYADSDKGWTDRDESRWSAPFWDIDTGFAALLMHLTAVNEDLGSCFIGLPAAGVESFKEAFGVPAEFSPVGTLTIGYRGADKRSPSLRRGHRPVDDVVHHGRWASQDEA; encoded by the coding sequence ATGGAATTCGACGAGGTGATCCGCCGGCGGCGGATGGTTCGCGGGTACGACCCGGACCGCCCGATCCCGCCCGAGCTGGTCGACAAGATCGTTCGGCACGGGCTGCGCGCGCCGTCGGCCGGTTTCTCCCAGGGCTGGAGTTTTCTGGTCCTGACCGAACCGGCCGACCGGGCCCGCTACTGGGAGAGCACCGCGCTCTCCTCGTCCTCGTCCTCCTCCGACGGGTGGCTCACCCGGATGCGGACCGCGCCATTGATCATCGTGGCGCTCTCCAACAAATCCGCCTATCTTGATCGATACGCGGATTCCGACAAGGGCTGGACGGATCGGGACGAGTCACGGTGGTCTGCCCCGTTCTGGGACATCGACACCGGTTTCGCCGCTCTGCTCATGCACCTGACCGCGGTCAACGAGGATCTCGGCTCCTGTTTCATCGGTCTGCCCGCCGCAGGGGTGGAATCGTTCAAGGAGGCGTTCGGGGTTCCGGCCGAGTTCAGCCCGGTCGGAACACTCACGATCGGCTATCGGGGTGCCGACAAGAGGTCACCGTCACTCCGGCGCGGTCACCGGCCGGTGGACGATGTGGTGCATCATGGCCGATGGGCTTCGCAGGACGAGGCCTGA
- a CDS encoding PspC domain-containing protein, which yields MTSPLKSRTFSRPRHNRMIAGVCAGLAQRFGMRPGTVRLLFVVSCLLPGPQFLAYVALWFLMPNER from the coding sequence GTGACCAGCCCCCTCAAGAGCCGCACGTTCTCCCGCCCCCGCCACAACCGCATGATCGCCGGTGTCTGCGCCGGTCTGGCGCAGCGTTTCGGGATGCGCCCCGGCACCGTCCGGCTGCTGTTCGTGGTCTCGTGTCTGCTGCCCGGCCCGCAGTTCCTGGCCTACGTGGCCCTCTGGTTCCTGATGCCGAACGAGCGCTGA
- a CDS encoding type II toxin-antitoxin system VapB family antitoxin, which yields MIFKAVRDGAPYPDHQTTLKAWAEIPPRPIRLAELITTKRELALDKLLAEDSTFYGDLFPHVVEYQGHLYLEDGLHRALRAALQQRNQIHARVLVVED from the coding sequence GTGATCTTCAAAGCGGTCCGGGACGGAGCCCCGTACCCCGATCACCAGACCACGCTGAAAGCATGGGCGGAGATTCCACCGCGCCCGATTCGGCTCGCTGAGCTCATCACCACCAAGCGTGAGCTGGCATTGGACAAGCTGCTCGCCGAGGACTCCACGTTCTACGGCGATCTCTTCCCCCATGTCGTGGAATATCAGGGCCATCTCTATCTGGAGGACGGGTTGCACCGGGCCCTCCGCGCGGCCCTGCAGCAACGCAACCAGATCCACGCACGTGTATTGGTTGTGGAGGACTGA
- a CDS encoding aldose 1-epimerase family protein codes for MSAESTAKSGVQWSIEADGHRAVLVEVGGTLRSYSVDGVEIVDGFGTDEISPGSAGQILAPWPNRIRDGKYEFEGSAYQLALTEAPRSNAIHGLVNWSRWHLVSQSADAVTLEFDLPAQPGYPWALTLRSHWSVSADGLKCVQEVVNTAETNAPWGYSVHPYLKVPGVTVDETVLQVPAKSRVMADSRLLPIGATKIAGTEFDFAEPRRIGDLVLDTTFGDIDFDADGITTLTLSGGDRDIVVWADDKFRYWQVFTADTLHGERHRRSIAVEPMTCPPDAFRTGRDLIVLTPGQTWSTSWGIRF; via the coding sequence ATGAGCGCAGAGTCAACCGCCAAGTCCGGCGTCCAGTGGTCGATCGAGGCGGACGGTCACCGGGCCGTCCTGGTGGAGGTCGGCGGGACGCTCCGGTCGTACTCCGTCGACGGTGTCGAGATCGTCGACGGGTTCGGCACGGACGAGATCTCCCCCGGTTCGGCCGGGCAGATCCTGGCGCCCTGGCCCAACCGGATCCGGGACGGCAAGTACGAGTTCGAGGGCAGTGCCTACCAGCTCGCGCTCACCGAGGCGCCGCGGAGCAACGCCATCCACGGCCTGGTCAACTGGTCCCGCTGGCACCTCGTGTCGCAGTCGGCGGACGCGGTGACGCTGGAGTTCGACCTGCCGGCGCAGCCCGGCTACCCGTGGGCGCTGACCCTGCGCAGCCACTGGTCGGTCTCGGCGGACGGGCTGAAGTGCGTGCAGGAGGTCGTCAACACGGCCGAGACGAACGCGCCGTGGGGCTACTCGGTGCACCCGTACCTGAAGGTGCCCGGCGTGACCGTGGACGAGACCGTGCTGCAGGTGCCGGCCAAGTCCCGGGTGATGGCCGACAGCCGGCTGCTGCCGATCGGTGCCACCAAGATCGCCGGGACCGAGTTCGACTTCGCCGAGCCGCGCCGCATCGGTGACCTGGTGCTCGACACCACCTTCGGTGACATCGACTTCGACGCCGACGGGATCACCACGCTCACCCTCTCCGGCGGGGACCGGGACATCGTGGTCTGGGCCGACGACAAGTTCCGCTACTGGCAGGTCTTCACCGCGGACACCCTGCACGGCGAGCGGCACCGGCGGTCGATCGCGGTCGAGCCGATGACCTGCCCGCCGGACGCCTTCCGGACCGGTCGTGACCTGATCGTCCTTACTCCGGGACAGACCTGGTCGACGTCCTGGGGCATCCGGTTCTGA
- a CDS encoding DUF4230 domain-containing protein: MAESPSPADPSGSVPHEPTSEFPAVRDLEPVPPGAALVPSGAGPVPPGGEPGGEPGAPFAGPAVAPFAEPAVVHKPSTFARLLIFVFFIFALMVLSCFGLRAINVLPTFDNPFAAQTTDRSQPVLLESMRDLNRYVAADGTFQVIVDLQENKDNIPDFLINRRTLFVGSGTVETYVDFSTLAGDALKIDEEKKTIELTLPAPQQSTAALDMQRSYVVAEERGLFNRIGDAFSKDPGKQQQVYKLAQDRITEAARASGLDERARDNTERMLESLFARLGYTTVTVTFAAP, encoded by the coding sequence ATGGCCGAATCGCCTTCCCCCGCTGACCCCTCAGGGTCCGTTCCCCACGAGCCCACCAGCGAATTTCCGGCCGTGCGTGACCTGGAGCCGGTCCCGCCCGGCGCCGCGCTGGTCCCGTCAGGTGCCGGGCCGGTTCCACCCGGTGGTGAGCCGGGTGGTGAGCCGGGTGCGCCCTTCGCCGGGCCGGCCGTCGCGCCGTTCGCTGAGCCGGCCGTGGTGCACAAGCCGAGCACCTTCGCCCGGCTGCTGATCTTCGTCTTCTTCATCTTCGCGCTGATGGTGCTCAGCTGCTTCGGGCTGCGCGCGATCAACGTGCTGCCCACCTTCGACAACCCGTTCGCTGCCCAGACCACCGACCGCAGCCAGCCGGTGCTTCTGGAGTCCATGCGCGACCTGAACCGTTACGTCGCGGCCGACGGCACCTTCCAGGTCATCGTCGACCTGCAGGAGAACAAGGACAACATCCCCGACTTCCTGATCAACCGGCGCACGCTGTTCGTCGGGTCCGGCACCGTCGAGACCTACGTCGACTTCAGCACCCTCGCCGGTGATGCCCTGAAGATCGACGAGGAGAAGAAGACGATCGAGCTGACCCTGCCGGCACCGCAACAGTCCACGGCCGCGCTCGACATGCAGCGCAGCTATGTGGTCGCCGAGGAGCGTGGCCTGTTCAACCGGATCGGCGACGCCTTCAGCAAGGACCCCGGCAAACAGCAGCAGGTCTACAAGCTCGCCCAGGACCGGATCACCGAGGCGGCCCGGGCCAGCGGCCTCGACGAGCGGGCCCGTGACAACACCGAGCGCATGCTGGAGAGCCTGTTCGCCCGTCTCGGCTACACAACGGTCACGGTGACGTTCGCGGCCCCGTGA
- a CDS encoding DUF5941 domain-containing protein: MTLAVLTPRTSRDIPDSEADRLAGDLTGALRAAGVSSTVRLAPGADEGGHLRELARRARDSGESLLICADNLVAHDSLLWTLATEPAGRSTVLVVAAAEGALKEDRGRVIAAPPGGGTVRYLGAMCIAPADLPLLEKAADEPDPLAQMLADGFVPVATRVRLLHAEQVDGPERLAAARDAIAAVDEDAARLRLAVKEQDDFFTTYAVSSWSPLVTRTAARLRLTPTGVTGLSVLFAVGAALLFWQASRPAMILGGILLYLGFVLDCVDGQLARYTRNFDAFGGWLDTMADRAKEYAVYAGLAAGADRMGLPYAWPLAITAIVLQTARHMTDTWYGALHDEAASRPAQAAAGGGTASGGIAGGAANGGDAAGGGVAGGGAASGRVGGVGARLSAASVKAQSQRGSLIYWAKRIVVFPIGERWALISVLAAVSNGRVTMAAVVGFGLLAAAYTLALRSLRALSMRVGVLHTVDTLRHRDDGPLVRAMLSRVDVGRPLPFAAIFVVYALATVALLATGEVSRYPWLLALVVIPVLVTGFPARIRHGGALDWLVPAALRAAEYLMVVAVGLYGSVPPALIFLLLFTLALRHYDLTARMEKGAPVTGAGGARLGWDGRVLLLVLAGLLGWATAGTAVLAALVAGAFTLTAVRDWKASRRPEPELTTR; this comes from the coding sequence GTGACGCTGGCTGTGTTGACTCCCCGGACCAGCCGCGACATACCGGACAGCGAAGCCGACCGGCTCGCGGGTGATCTCACCGGTGCCCTTCGGGCGGCGGGCGTCTCCTCGACAGTCCGGCTCGCCCCCGGCGCCGACGAGGGTGGTCATCTCCGTGAACTGGCCCGTCGTGCTCGCGACTCCGGTGAGTCGCTACTGATCTGTGCCGACAATCTGGTCGCCCACGACAGCCTGCTCTGGACGCTGGCCACCGAGCCGGCCGGCCGCAGCACGGTGCTGGTGGTCGCCGCCGCGGAGGGTGCCCTCAAGGAGGACCGGGGCCGGGTGATCGCCGCGCCGCCGGGCGGTGGAACCGTGCGCTACCTGGGTGCGATGTGTATCGCCCCGGCCGACCTGCCGCTGCTGGAGAAGGCCGCCGACGAGCCGGACCCGCTGGCTCAGATGCTCGCTGACGGGTTCGTGCCGGTGGCCACCCGGGTTCGGCTGCTGCACGCCGAACAGGTCGACGGCCCGGAACGGCTCGCCGCTGCCCGGGACGCGATCGCCGCGGTCGACGAGGACGCCGCGCGACTCCGGCTGGCCGTCAAGGAACAGGACGACTTCTTCACCACGTACGCGGTGAGTTCCTGGTCGCCGCTGGTGACCCGGACGGCCGCCCGTCTCCGTCTCACGCCGACCGGGGTGACAGGGCTCTCGGTGCTGTTCGCGGTCGGTGCGGCGCTGCTGTTCTGGCAGGCGTCCCGGCCCGCGATGATCCTCGGCGGGATCCTGCTCTACCTCGGGTTCGTGCTCGACTGTGTGGACGGTCAGCTGGCCCGGTACACCCGGAACTTCGACGCCTTCGGCGGCTGGCTGGACACGATGGCCGACCGGGCCAAGGAGTACGCGGTCTATGCCGGTCTGGCCGCCGGTGCCGACCGGATGGGGCTGCCTTACGCGTGGCCGCTGGCGATCACCGCGATCGTGTTGCAGACCGCCCGGCACATGACCGACACCTGGTACGGCGCTCTGCACGACGAGGCCGCGTCCCGCCCGGCTCAGGCCGCAGCGGGCGGGGGCACCGCAAGTGGAGGCATCGCGGGCGGTGCGGCAAACGGCGGAGACGCAGCTGGTGGCGGCGTCGCTGGCGGGGGAGCCGCGAGTGGTCGAGTCGGAGGCGTCGGCGCTCGGCTGAGTGCAGCTTCGGTGAAGGCGCAGAGCCAGCGTGGTTCGCTGATCTACTGGGCCAAGCGGATCGTGGTCTTCCCGATCGGTGAGCGCTGGGCCCTGATCTCGGTGCTCGCGGCGGTCTCGAACGGCCGGGTCACGATGGCCGCGGTCGTCGGGTTCGGGTTGCTGGCCGCCGCCTACACGCTGGCGCTGCGGTCGTTGCGGGCGCTGTCGATGCGGGTCGGGGTGCTGCACACGGTCGACACCTTGCGGCACCGCGACGACGGGCCGCTGGTGCGGGCCATGCTGAGCCGGGTCGACGTTGGGCGGCCGTTGCCGTTCGCTGCGATCTTCGTGGTGTACGCCCTGGCCACGGTCGCGCTCCTGGCCACCGGTGAGGTGTCGCGCTACCCGTGGCTGCTCGCGCTGGTGGTGATTCCGGTGCTGGTCACCGGGTTCCCGGCCCGGATCCGGCACGGTGGCGCCCTGGACTGGCTGGTGCCGGCTGCGCTGCGGGCCGCCGAGTACCTGATGGTGGTCGCGGTCGGGCTCTACGGCTCGGTTCCTCCGGCTCTGATCTTCCTGTTGTTGTTCACGCTCGCGCTGCGGCACTACGACCTGACCGCCCGGATGGAGAAGGGCGCGCCGGTGACCGGTGCGGGTGGTGCTCGGCTGGGCTGGGACGGCCGGGTACTGCTCCTGGTGCTCGCCGGACTGCTCGGCTGGGCCACGGCCGGCACGGCGGTGCTGGCGGCTCTGGTGGCCGGCGCGTTCACGCTGACCGCAGTCAGGGACTGGAAAGCTTCCCGCCGCCCCGAACCCGAACTCACCACGCGGTAG
- a CDS encoding acyl-CoA dehydrogenase family protein, with protein MGVRPLDLLDLDDLLSEQERDTRALARRVADDHVRPDVARWFEAGGAPVRELAIEFGKAGLFGMQLSGYGLGGSTAVSLGLACMELEAADSGVRSLVSVQGSLVMYAIWRYGSEEQKLAWLPELAAGRSIGCFGLAEPDHGSDPTGMSTRAGRDGDDWILDGVKTWIFNAPIADVAIIWAKAEKGVVGFVVPTDVAGFTTRDISDKMSLRASSTGEILLDGVRLPDSARLPGARSLMAPLSCLTEARLSIIWGVLGAARDCLDTALDYAATREQFGRPIAGFQLTQAKLADMTLELQKGFLLALHLGRRRDSMSGPLRPEQISVGKLNNVREALKIARQCRTIMGGNGILASYPVMRHASNLESVLTYEGTSEIHQLSIGQKLTGLNAFAR; from the coding sequence ATGGGTGTTAGGCCTCTTGACCTGCTGGATCTTGACGACCTATTGAGTGAACAGGAGCGGGACACTCGCGCTCTGGCTCGCCGGGTGGCTGACGATCACGTTCGGCCGGACGTGGCCCGGTGGTTCGAGGCCGGCGGTGCTCCCGTCCGTGAGCTGGCCATCGAGTTCGGTAAGGCCGGACTCTTCGGGATGCAACTGAGCGGTTACGGGCTCGGCGGTTCGACGGCCGTCTCGCTCGGGCTGGCCTGCATGGAGTTGGAGGCCGCCGACTCCGGAGTCCGCTCGCTCGTCTCGGTGCAGGGCTCCCTGGTGATGTACGCGATCTGGCGGTACGGCTCCGAAGAGCAGAAACTCGCATGGCTGCCCGAGTTGGCAGCCGGCCGCTCGATCGGCTGTTTCGGCCTCGCCGAACCGGACCACGGCTCCGACCCGACCGGCATGTCCACCCGGGCCGGCCGGGACGGCGACGACTGGATCCTCGACGGCGTCAAGACCTGGATCTTCAACGCGCCCATCGCGGACGTGGCGATCATCTGGGCGAAAGCCGAGAAAGGTGTGGTCGGGTTTGTCGTCCCGACCGATGTAGCCGGCTTCACCACCCGGGACATCAGCGACAAGATGTCGCTGCGGGCGTCCAGCACGGGCGAGATCCTTCTTGATGGCGTACGACTTCCGGACAGTGCCCGTCTGCCCGGCGCCCGCAGTCTGATGGCGCCGCTCTCCTGCCTGACCGAGGCACGGCTCAGCATCATCTGGGGAGTGCTCGGAGCGGCCCGGGACTGTCTCGACACGGCCCTCGACTACGCCGCCACCCGGGAACAGTTCGGCCGACCGATCGCCGGGTTCCAGCTCACCCAGGCCAAGCTCGCCGACATGACTCTGGAGCTGCAGAAAGGGTTCCTGCTCGCACTGCATCTGGGGCGGCGGCGGGACTCGATGAGTGGGCCACTGCGACCCGAACAGATCAGTGTCGGGAAGCTGAACAACGTCCGAGAGGCACTCAAGATCGCGCGGCAGTGCCGGACGATCATGGGTGGGAACGGGATCCTGGCCTCGTATCCGGTGATGAGACATGCCAGCAATCTGGAGAGTGTGCTGACATATGAGGGCACATCGGAGATTCATCAGCTGTCGATCGGGCAGAAATTGACCGGTCTGAACGCTTTTGCGCGCTGA